The Campylobacter concisus genome segment AAATCTTGCAACTTCAGGGGATAAAAATATGAATGATTTTAAAAGATTAAACGAACTTACAAAAGAGCAAAAAAATAAGTTAAATGCTATTTATAAAAATTTAGACGATGACATTATAAACGAAGCTGTTAAAATTTGTGGTCTTGCTGGTACACCAAGCCAAAAACTGGCTCTTGCAAGAAGGATAATAGATCTTAAAGTTGATCCGCTTCAAAATGAGCTAAAAAAGCTAAATTTAGGCGAAAACGAGCAAAAACGAGTGCTAAATTTAATGTATAACTACGTTAGAAATTTATATGAAAATCTGCACGCCAAGCTTTTAGAAAAGGCCAAAGAAGAGAAAATTTTAGATCCGTTTAACCAAGCTTTTGTGCAGGCTATGCATGAACTTGGGCTTAGTCTAAATGCGTGGCAAATTTCATGGCAGGATCGTATTATCGACACTACAAACAAAGAGTTTGAGACTAAATTTAAAGATCTAAGCCAGGCAAATGAGTTTATTACTAAAAATGCTTTATTTCAGTGTGATAGTAACGGCGTAAGGGCCGATAGAACGTATGGCGCGGTAGTAAAAGAAGGTAATAAATTTAGCTTTTTGCCTTATGCACTTGCTTTTAAAGATGAGGTGAGAGAGCTTAAAAGCGTCTTTGCTAAAAATCTTGAAATTTTAAGAAATTTAGCCAAAAATGACGAGCAAAAATCTTATGTCAAATACCTTGAAAAGCTACAAAATGCCTTTTGTGAAGAAGATAATACAAAGGTGATAAACGCTTGGCAAGAGGCTGAGATAGCGTGGATGGATGTAAAAGGTGCGCTTCAGCCGGGTCATCCACTAGAGTACTACGAGGATGCCTACACGCACGCAGTTGCGCTAGAGTGGGATATCAGGCTGGTTGATAGCGAGGGCATTGATGAGCTTAAATTTAAAGAAAAAGTGGCAAAAACTTACGAAAGCGTTTGCGAAAAGATCAAATTTGATAACGCCGAGACAAACAAGGTAGTTAGCGAAAATATCGCTAGAACGCAGCTTTATATAAGCGTGCCGATGATCTATTACGCAGCGGAGCTAAACGGGCTTTTTAGCGCTCAAGTCGTACCAAATGATGAGAGTGTGAGCGAAAAATGTGGCAAGAAAATTTTTGCCTTTGTAAATCACGTCTATGAGGGCGCAAAGGCAAAGCCTTTTATGAAGCTTGGGGCTGAAATTTTTAGCAAGGAATTTTTGGATTTTGGTAGAGAAATTTTATTTCTAAAGCCAAAAATTTGGAAAAAAGTTTATGAAATCTCAACCATTGGCCATGAGTTTGGGCACATCCTCTTTATCGGACTTGATACCGAGATGAGTATGAATAAAAGTGGCGTCTTTAAATTCATAGAAGAGTACAAGGCGACGACTGGCGGGCTAGTAAATTTCTTCTTGCACGAAGAGGCGGAGTATAAAATGGCCGTCTTTCACGAGCTAATAGCTCGTGCTGTTGGGCTTATCGCGTGGCGAAAGGTCGATGAGGTGAGGGCTTATTACTGCGAGGGACTCATACATCTTAGCTTGCTTTTTAGGGCTGGTGTGCTTAAATTTGACGGCAAGCTAAGCGTAGATATGAGCGAGCAAGCTTACTCTAAATTTAAAGAAATTTGCTTAGAGAACTACTATGACCTAGCGCAAACATACGCTAAAAAAGATGATGCGAGCACATTTTTGGAGAAATTTTGCCAAAAAGATGAACTAAGCTATTTGCCAAAAGATGAAGAGTGCAAGAAATTTGTTGAGCATTTTTACGCTAGATACGAAGCTATCGGCAACGACGTCGATGATAGTGGTGAGTGGCAAAGGTGGCAAAGTTTAGCCAAAAAGGCAGAGAAAGATAGATAAAGACGGAACATGATAAGTAAAATAAGTAACGAAAATCAAGTATCTTTTTTATTTATGTTGATACTTTTTTGTGTATATGTTGTTAGTTATTTTATTGCTAGTAGTTTTTATAATGACATAATTACTGCTCTATTTGATTTTATGATCACATTATTTATCTTTTTAAAGCTAAAAGAGACAAGAAATTTAAAAACATATTGGATATATATATTACTAGGCCTTACTTGCTGGGTAGCATCAGATACTATGTGGATGCTATATGATAAGGTTGATTTTCTTAAACAATTTCTTTCTAAAGTCAATTTTATACAAATCTCATACTTGGTCTCATATTTTATGTTTGCATTTTCTGCTTTTTACATTTTGATCAAAAATTTGAAAAATTTATTTTTAATGCAAGTATTTGTGGACTCAGTCTCTATTTCTGCAATATATTTTAGTTTTATGTGGTTTATGATTTTTGATAGAAGCTTAACTCAAGTTTTAAGTCAAAAAGATTTTTTTAATCTAAGTTACATCGCCATAGATTTATTTATGTTTTGTACTTCATTTATTGCATTTTTTTCACTTAAATTTTCAAAAAGAAGACTATCTATACTTTTATGCTTGATAGCACTTATTGCAATAAGCACTTATGATATTTTTACCACCACAATGGATTTTTGGATAGATGAAATATCCTTTTTTGGATACGACATTGTATTTAAGAGTTCATTTTTTATGTTGTTTGTTGCTGCGCTTCATTTAAGAGAGGGTGAGGCAAATCTAAAATTTAGGGCGCTCAGAAACGATTTTGATAAAATTTTAATACAAAAGCTATTTGTTTTTGCCGTATTTTTGACGATCATGATCTTGTACTCTTGGAAGATAAATTTGACATGGTTATTTTCTATTTTAGTTACTTTGCTTGCATACGGGGCATTATCTTATACATTTTCTAATGTTAGAAAGATGGATATTTTAATTAAACGTGAAATACATATCAAAAAAGTATTAAATAATCAGATAGAAAGTAAAGTAAAAGAGCTTGAAGAGACAAATAGGCACCTACAAAGGATCAGTAAATATGATTATCTAACGAATGCTCTAAATCGCCAGTATTTTATCGCAAGGCTTGAAGAGATGATAAAGTCAAAGGCGCTTGGCGAAAAGATAGATATTTATAGTATTGACATAAACCATTTTAAAGCGATAAATGACTCGTATGGGCACTATATCGGCGATGATGTAATAGCAAAGTTTGCTTCAAATATTGAGTCAATATTGCCACCAAATGATTCTTTATTTGCAAGGTCTGGCGGAGATGACTTTATCGTTGTTGTCAAGCAAAATGAAAATGTGCATTGCAGGGAATTTTTGCACTATCTACTAAAAGCTATTTCAGAGCCAATCGTTATAGATGATTATAAAATTGTACTTGATGCGAAAATAGGGATTAGCTCGACACAAACTAGTGAAATTTTGGCTGATGATTTTATCATGCAATCAGAAGCAGCACTAGAAGCAGCAAAAAAAGACGCATCTGAAAAGTATGTTTTTTATAATGATATAAAAAGCATGATTCAGGATAGAAACTATATAGAAATATTGCTAAATAGCATAAGCTTTGATGAAGAATTTGAGCTAAAATTTCAGCCCCAATATCTAATAGAAGGTAAAAAAATAGTAGGAGCAGAGGCTCTTGTTAGGTGGAACTCTCCTATAAAAGGTCCGGTAGATCAATCAAAATTTATCCCAATAGCCGAACAAAGCTCGATTATCAATGCGATAGGAAAATGGGTGGCAAAAAATGCTATAAAACAAATGGCCTTTTGGAATGAAAAATATAATACAAACCTAAAAATAGGCATAAATATCTCACCAAAACAGATTGATAATATAAATTTTGCATCTAAATTTTTAAGCTATATAGATAGATACGGCATCGATCCATCTTGTGTAGATGTTGAGATCACTGAGGCCAGCCTCGTCAATGCTGAAGAGATGATGCAAAGTGCGTTATCTGAGCTTTCAAATAGAGGAATTTGCATCTCCATAGATGATTTTGGTACCGGTTTTTCATCAATGAATTACATCAAAAAATATCCTATGAGTCGCCTAAAGATCGCTAAAGAGCTGATAGATAATATTGCTAAAAATGATATAGATAAAGACGTGGTAAAAAGCGTTATAGCTTTGGCTAAAAATGTGGAGCTAAAGACTATTGCTGAAGGTGTCGAAGATGAAACCCAGCTTGAAATTTTAAGAGAGCTTGGATGCGATGAGGTGCAAGGGTATCTTTGGGGCAAGCCAATGAGTGCAGAGGATTTTGAAAAGCTTATAATAAGCGCTATTTAAGCACACTCGTTGCGCTAAAATTTTCAAATTTTAAAATATCTTTATGGCAAAGTTTGGCCAGCTCATTTATCATTTTTGAGCTAGCTTCATCTTTTGGGATTATTAGATGAATCTTTTCTGCTAAAAAAATGATAAAGATATTTTTGAGTTCATAAATTTCACTAACTTCATTTAGGTCAAATTTTTCATTTTCTTTGGGTTCGCTTTCATAGTAAGCCAGAAATTTCTCATTTACTTCAAAATTCATTTGCTTTTGAACATCTGAAATTTCAATTCTTTTTAATGCAGCTATGCGACTTCTTTTTAAAAAAATAGGATAAAAAATGATCCAAAATATAGCAAAAACAGCTCCGATGACAGTAAAAATTTTACTTTTTAATAGCATATCAGCAACAAAACCAGCTATGAGAGCCTCTGTAAATACCATAAAGGTATTTATAAAATATTGTTTCCTTGCTGCTTTTGATAGAAATAAGTTAAAAGATTTATAATCTATTAAATTTTGTCCATTTATGACGATATTGCACTTCATAAGATACCTTTGTGAATTTTAAAATTTTTTGGGAAATTATAACCAAAAGCAAAGTCAATTTTTGTATAATTTGAACTATTTCTTAGGAGAGGGACACTATTTTTTTAATATCAAAATCATCTATAACTGGCATGCGAAAATGGATCTTAGTTGCAGTTGTAGCGCTATTCGTATTTGCACTATTAGCATCCTTACTAGACTATAATCTAATTGGAAAAATATCTATTTTGCTTAGTTTTTTTATAGTAACTTTTGGCATTTATACTTCAATGGATAAAGTAAAAACCAAAATAACGCATTGGCTTGCAATATGTTTTGGTGTTTTTTTATGGTCTATTTGTGATGCATTAATGGTGTTAAATCAAGATATACTATTGCGGGCTCATAGTTCTTATGCGTATCTTGATGTGTTTTTTATGTTGCCGATGATATCTATTTTGGCTGGCGTTAGTATATTTTTGTATTCAAAATTTTCAGCCAGCCAAGAAAAGCTAGCCATCATTATGGATAGCATAAGTGTCTTTTTTTTAATAGTAATTTTAATATATGGTATTTTTGATGAAGTAGATATCTTATCGATAATAAATAATAGATCAAATATCGTTTTTCTCTCTATTGTAGCCATAAATTTTCTTATACTTTTTATCACTTTAAGTGAGATTTTTACAAGCAGTTTGCTTCATATAAAAATTAGTGGCTTTTACCTTATATCGGCTAGTATTTTATTTACGATGCTAAATTTATTTATTTTTTATAGTCAGATCTCAAATGTAAATTTTGGCCATAAAATAGATTTTTTATATATCGTTCCTTTCTTCTTCTTGATGATAGGAGCTTTTCATTTAAAAGCCCAAAACGAATATGTTACAAATACCGATAAAGATATCTCAATAGGATCAAAATGGCTACCAATAATAATAGTTTTACCATTGCTATTACAAGAAGATCTGACATCTTTTAGTGCACTTATCTCGTTATTTATCTTGGTTGTAAATGCTATTGTTAATTACTACGTTAAAAGCTCTATCGCAAGTAGAAAAATATTAGATTATGAGAGAAATCTTCATAGAGAGATGGAAAAGTCGATGCATGAGCGAACCAATGAACTTATGCTCGCAAATTTAAGACTTCAAGATATGTCTGAGAAGGACTATCTAACAGATCTTGGCAATAGAAATTTTATAGTAAATGAGCTTGAAAGAATGTGCAAAAGCATTTCTGAAGATGAGGAAATCGTAGTTTATTATATAAATTTAAGCCGTTTTAAAAGTATAAATACGTCTTATGGGCATGAAATAGGCGATAGAATTTTAAAACTAGTTGCAAAAAGGATACTTGAAGTTTGCAATAGACAAGAGGCCATAGCAAGGATTAGTGCGGACGAATTTATCGTACTAGCAAAAATGGAGATAAATAGTCATACAAAACGCTTAAATCTTGGTATCGCCTTAAAAGATGCTATTGAAAAACCAATTCAAATAGATAGATATCACTTTGGGCTTAAGTGCATAATAGGTATAGATGTAGCAACAAAAGATAGCACGGCAAATCCAAGAAATATTATAAAAAACGCAGATATGGCAATGTATTATGCCAAAAAAAATCCAGCTTTAAATCCTATGGTTTATAGCGATAAAATTAGCAATGAAATGCACCTAAGCTCAAGTATCGAGATCGCGCTTAAAAAAGCTAATTTGCAAGAAGACCTTCATGTATATTTTCAACCAATATTTGATCTAAAAATTGAAAAAATGATCTACGCAGAGGTTTTTTTATATTGGAAATCAGAAAAATTTGGCTTGATGGAAGCGAGCAAATTTATGAAAGAGGTCAATGTAAATAGCGATATTTTAAATGATATTTACTCACTTTTAGTTTCAAAGACCATAGAGTATGTAGATAGATGGCAAAAAGAAAAACTCTTGATACCAAAAATAAGTATAAATGTTGCACAGATTCAAAGTAAATCAGAAAAATTTGTTTTAGATTTTATTTCTAGCTTACGCTCGCACCATATAAATCCAGAGCTTTTTGAAATAGAATTTGGCGAAGAAATATGGACAAATAATACTAAGACGCTTGATAAAATTTTTTCTATTCTTAAAGAAAATAATATAGATGTTTGTATAGATAATTTTGGATCTGGATATACTTCATTTATTTATATTGGAAAGTACGGTGTTAAGCGTATAAAAATAGCAAGTGAATTTGTTGCTCAAGCATCAAATAGCAAAATAGACGCACAAATCGTATCTGCAATTATTGATTTAGCAAAGGCAATGAAGATAAAAGTTGGCGCAAAAGGTGTAGAAAAAGAAGAAGACATTCGTTTTTTAAAAGAGCTTGATTGTAACGAAGTTCAAGGACTTTTCTTGTCTCGTCCTATAAGTGCAGAAGAATTTGAAGACCTTGTAAGACAAGATCCTCAAATGATAGCTAAAGTTTAAATTTCGGCCTTTATCTCTTCGTTTGATTTTACGACCATGCCTGAGCCATGGATTACGCTTGGAACACAACTGGTGCAAATATCAACTTCTTCGCCATTTTTATGAGCGTGGATAAAAACTGCATTTGTATCATCACTACTTTTTAGTCCGCAAACATTGCAAACCACTAGATCTTTTTCTCTCATTTTTTCTCCTTTAAAATTTTTGCTTATTTTAGCTCCTAAATTTTATACATAAAATGATTTAAGTCAAGCTTGCATCATAGCATTTAATAATTTTTTGTTATAATCCTTTAAAATTTAAAAGGGTCTAAAATGAATGAAAGAACGATTATTTTAGAGATGTTAAAGATGCAGCAAAGCCTAAATGATGAGACAAATGGGCTTGGCTGGGAAAATGGTTATACTAATAAAAATAAATTAATCAGCTGGAGGCGCTGCATATATATGGAGTGCGCTGAGCTGATTGATAGCTTTGCTTGGAAGCACTGGAAGAGCATCGATGCTAAGACTGATGAGCAAAATTTACGCATAGAAGTTGTTGATATTTGGCACTTTATTATGAGCTTGGCTTTGCAAATTTATAAATCAAAACAGCTTGGAGATATAGAAACTTTAGCTGATGACATCTGCCAGTCAAGCGGTTTTGGCGAGTTTTGTAAAGAGCCACTAAAGATCGAAGATGAGAGCATTTATGAGATAATGAATGATGTTGAGATGCTCATACATGAGTGCAGTGGGTTTGACTACGATATATTTGATATTTTAAAAATTTACTTCTCTATGTCTTTAAAATGTGGCGTAAATTTATACTCGCTTTATGAGTGCTACATCGCTAAAAACGTGCTAAATCGCTTCCGTCAAAATAATGGCTACAAAGAAGGTAGCTATAAGAAAAATTGGAACGGACGCGAAGATAATGAAGTGATGAGTGAAATTTTGTCAAATGGCGTTAGTAAGATAGGTGAAATTTACGCAGCACTTGAGCACGAGTATAAAAAGGTGAAATGATAAACCTTCTTCGCCTTGGTTTTAAAGACTTTTTTACAGCCAAATTTATAGCGCTATCCATCTTGCCGCTTCTCCTTAGCATCGTCTGCCTAGCTTGGCTTAGCATCTGGGGCGGCGGTGAGATTTTTGATTTTTTAAGTGATAGTGCCAAAAATGAAAATTTTACCTTTTTAGAGCCAAACTCGGCGCTCTCTTCATATGCTATTAAAATTTTAAACTTTAGCGCTACAAAGTGGATCATAAGCATACTTTTTTATGTTTTAAGCACCTTTTTAACGATAATTATCAGCATAATAATTGCCCTAATCGTAGCTGGCTTTTTAACTCCAGTTGTGGCCAAAGAGATAAACAAAAGGCACTACAACTACGTGCTTAAAAGCGAGGCTAGCACAGCTAGAGTGCTAAAAGTGATGATGGTTGAGATCATGAAATTTCTTGGGATCTTGCTCATCTGCCTGCCGCTTTTGTTTGTGCCGTTTGTAAATTTCTTTATCATCAATGTACCATTTTTTTACATCTACTATAAGCTTTTACTTATAGACGTTGGCTCAAGTACGCTTGATAGTGATAAATTCGAGCTTGCTTTGCTTGAGGGTGGTGGGATAAAATTTGTAGCTTTTACATTTTTGTTTTATCTAATATCGCTTGTGCCGCTTGTTGGGTTATTTTTTCAGCTTTATTTTGTGATAGTTTTGTCGCACCTTTTTTATCAAAGAGAGGCGATAGTTAAAATTTAGAGCCAAATGGCCCTAAATTTATGCGTAGTAAGATAGTTTATTGCTCTCATAAAGCAAAGTGTCAAATAGCCTTTTTGTCGCACTTAGTAGGTTTTTGTTTGCCTCATTTTGAGCTAGGAGCTCGTCAAACATTTTTAGCATATTGTCATTTATGAAATTTTTGTGATTTAGGTCTTTTGGCTCAGGTAATAGCTGCTTGATCTTGTTTGAAATATCACTTATGCTTTGACTGCTACCTGCGATCTTGTCACCCTCTTTGACGTTTTTCATAAATTCATCAACTTGTGGGCGAATTTGCTTCATCGCCTCTTCGATCTCTTTCATATCCTGCTCATCTATGCCGTTTCCTTTGTATAAAAACTCATAGCCGTATTCGTGAGTTAGAGTTAGACTTCTTTGGCTTGAAGTGCCGTTTTTCTGGCTAGAAAACTCCAAACTTTTGTTGTCATACATAGAAAAGCTTATCTCATCGCCTGAGCTAGTTTTCATCGAAAAGCTCATGTTGTTGTAGCTTCCTTGAGAGTAAAAATTTGTTTGCATTATTAAATCCTTTTGGGGCTAAATCGGCAAATTTTTAATTTCATAAAGCCAAAATTTTGTAAAATGCGTCAAAAAAGGACGGGCGATGTGTTGTTTTGGGACTAGGGTTTTTTTGCTGATGCTTATCACTGTTTTAAGCTTTGTTTTTGCTAGGCTTTGGCCTATTTTGCCAGTCGTTGGCTACTACTTTATACTCGCAAATTTGCTTGCTGTTTTGATGTTTTCACTGTTTTTTAAAGGGCTTTTACCAAGCTTTGTAAAAGTAAATGCGATCCACTATTTCTCGCTAATTGGCGGCTTTTTAGGAGCATTTTTAACGATACTTATTTTTAAAAAAGTAGCAAAAGATAAGTTTAGCCTAGTTGAGCTCATCATCTTTTTGGTCTGGATTGCTATATTGCTCTTTGTCATTTTTAAATTTCAAGCCATTCTTGATATTTTTAGAGGAATTTAGATGGATGATAGGATAGTTAAATTTCTAAAAAAGATGCACCTCGCTAGCGTTTGCGTTATTGATGAGGAGGGACAGCCTTACGCTTTTAGCGCATTTTACGCCTTTGATGAGGTAAATTTTAGCCTTTTGCTAGCTAGCTCAGATGATAGCTCGCATATCAAATTTTTAAAAAACTCAAAGCTTGTTGCTGGTACGGTCGCTCTTGATACAAAGATCGTTGGCAAGATAGAGGGCGTGCAGTTTCAAGGAGTGATGAGAGAGGCCAAAGAAAATGAAATAGAAATTTATTTCGAAAGATTTTTTTATGCAAAAGCAATGGATCCAAAAATTTGGTGCATAAATCTTGAAAAACTAAAATTTACAAGTAATATTCTCGGTTTTGGCAAGAAGATAAAATGGGAAAAAGGTGGCAAAATTTAGACGTTAAGCTTATATAAGCTACAATCATTGAAAAATTAGAAAAAATAAGGAGAATTTATGAAATTTAGCGGAAAAAACGTGCTAATAACAGGTGCAAGTAGAGGTATCGGTGCACAGATTGCAAAAACGCTTGCAAATATGGGCTTAAAAGTGTGGATAAACTACCGCTCAAAGCCTGAGATAGCAGACGCTTTGCAAGCTGAGATCGAGCAAAATGGCGGCAAGGCTGCAGTGATAAAATTTGACGCAACTGACGAAGATGAGTTTATAAAAGGTATAAATTTGATAGTCGATAGCGACGGTGAACTAAGCTACCTCGTAAATAACGCTGGCATAACAAATGACAAGTTAGCGCTTCGTATGAAAACTAGCGAATTTACAGATGTGATAAATGCAAATTTAACTTCAGCTTTCATCGGATGTAGAGAGGCTTTAAAAATTATGAGTAAAAAGCGCTTTGGAGCGGTTGTAAACGTCGCATCTATCGTTGGTGAGATGGGAAACGCTGGACAGGTAAACTATTCAGCTAGCAAGGGCGGACTAATCGCCATGAGCAAGAGCTTTGCAAAAGAGGGTGCAAGTAGAAATATCCGTTTTAATAGTGTAACTCCTGGCTTTATCGAGACTGATATGACACATGGGCTAAGCGATGAGGTGAAGAAAACTTATAGCGATAACATCCCGCTAAAACGTTTCGGCAGTGCTAGTGAAGTAGCTGAGGCTGTTGCATTTTTGTTGAGCGATCACGCAAGTTACGTGACTGGTGAGACGCTAAAAATAAACGGCGGACTTTATATGTAATGAAATTTCAACAAGTTTTGAAATTTAAAATAAATAAAAGCGTAAATATTATAAGATAACAGACATTTTTTATAAGGAGACCTTAAAATGGCAGTATTTGAAGACGTAAGAGACGTAGTTGTAGAGCAACTAAGTGTAGATCCACAAGCAGTAAAATTAGAGTCTAAGATCATCGAAGATTTGGGTGCAGATTCACTTGACGTTGTAGAGCTAGTTATGGCTTTAGAAGAAAAATTTGAAGTAGAAATTCCTGATAGCGAAGCAGAGAAATTAATAAGCATCAAAGACGTTGTAGATTATATAGAAAAACTAGGTAAATAATTAAAATTTACACAGTTTGATTTAAGGAGATGTATTGAAACGAGTCGTTGTAACTGGTATTGGTATGATAAACGCACTTGGTCTTGATAAAGAGAGCTCTTTTAAGGCTATTTGCGAGGGTAAAACGGGAGTAAAGGAGATTACAAGCTTCGATGTAAGCGACTTTCCTGTTAAAATTGCTGCCGAAATAACTGATTTTGATCCAAATAGCATTTTAGACGGTAAAGAGGTAAAAAAAGTAGATCGTTTCATACAACTCGGCATACAGGCATCTAATGAAGCTATGGCCGACGCAAACTTCAAAGAGTTTGAAGCTCATAAATTTGGCGTTAGCTCAGCAGCTGGTATAGGTGGCTTACCAAATATTGAGAAAAATTCAATTACATATTCTGAAAAAGGCGTAAAGAGAATTTCGCCATTTTTCATCCCATCAGCACTTGTAAATATGCTAGGTGGCATAGTTTCAATAAATCATGGGCTAAAAGGCCCAAATTTATCTAGTGTAACAGCTTGTGCGGCAAGTACTCATGCAATATCTCAAGCAGCAAAATGCATTATGATTGGCCAAGCTACAAATATGCTAGTTATTGGAGCTGAATCTACGATTTGTGGTGTTGGAATAGGTGGTTTTGCTGCCATGAAAGCACTATCAACTAGAAATGATGAGCCAAGCAAGGCTTCAAGGCCATTTGACGCAAATCGTGATGGTTTTGTAATGGGTGAAGGAGCCGGTGCACTTGTGCTTGAAGAATATGAGTCAGCTATTGCAAGAGGTGCTAAAATTTATGCTGAAGTAGTTGGATTTGGTGAGAGTGGAGATGCACACCATATCACATCACCAACACTTGAAGGCCCATTAAGTGCGATGAAACAAGCGCTTGATATGGCAAAAGGTGTAAAGATAGATTATGTAAATGCGCACGGTACTTCAACACCTGTAAATGATAAGAATGAGACTGCGGCACTAAAAGCAGTTTTTGGTGACAAATGTCCACCGGTTAGCTCAACAAAAGGTCAAACTGGACACTGTCTAGGTGGTGCTGGTGCGATCGAGGCTGTTATATCTATAATGGCAATGAGAGATGGCATCATCCCTCCAACTATAAACTATGAAACGCCTGATCCTGATTGTGATCTA includes the following:
- the fabG gene encoding 3-oxoacyl-ACP reductase FabG translates to MKFSGKNVLITGASRGIGAQIAKTLANMGLKVWINYRSKPEIADALQAEIEQNGGKAAVIKFDATDEDEFIKGINLIVDSDGELSYLVNNAGITNDKLALRMKTSEFTDVINANLTSAFIGCREALKIMSKKRFGAVVNVASIVGEMGNAGQVNYSASKGGLIAMSKSFAKEGASRNIRFNSVTPGFIETDMTHGLSDEVKKTYSDNIPLKRFGSASEVAEAVAFLLSDHASYVTGETLKINGGLYM
- the acpP gene encoding acyl carrier protein, with product MAVFEDVRDVVVEQLSVDPQAVKLESKIIEDLGADSLDVVELVMALEEKFEVEIPDSEAEKLISIKDVVDYIEKLGK
- a CDS encoding beta-ketoacyl-ACP synthase II, coding for MKRVVVTGIGMINALGLDKESSFKAICEGKTGVKEITSFDVSDFPVKIAAEITDFDPNSILDGKEVKKVDRFIQLGIQASNEAMADANFKEFEAHKFGVSSAAGIGGLPNIEKNSITYSEKGVKRISPFFIPSALVNMLGGIVSINHGLKGPNLSSVTACAASTHAISQAAKCIMIGQATNMLVIGAESTICGVGIGGFAAMKALSTRNDEPSKASRPFDANRDGFVMGEGAGALVLEEYESAIARGAKIYAEVVGFGESGDAHHITSPTLEGPLSAMKQALDMAKGVKIDYVNAHGTSTPVNDKNETAALKAVFGDKCPPVSSTKGQTGHCLGGAGAIEAVISIMAMRDGIIPPTINYETPDPDCDLDYVPNKARKAELKAVMSNSFGFGGTNGVVIFKKLD